One segment of Bradyrhizobium sp. CB2312 DNA contains the following:
- a CDS encoding PLP-dependent aminotransferase family protein: MGAELSRTLLEISERGDLATLLRYHRFQGTDSDRQAGAAWLAKRFGAAPSIGRIIVTNGTQSGLLITLVNVVGSGNVLLTESLSYYGLRRIASFLNISVKGIAMDDDGAAPEAFEDACRKLSPKALFLTPTLHNPTTITMSQERRLALADVARRHGVVIIEDDVYGLLPPEAPPPISALAPDVTWYAAGLAKCIGPGLKIAYLLMPSAQAGTSAFDRFHTTSTWHVTPLSALVAQSWIADGTAEKVLLAVRSEAVARQEMAARSFIHATYRSKPESLHLWLALPRRWTQRSFVAAAAEAGVLVQSGSMFAVDEDTSPKAIRIVLGSPETRASLGEALTALRPLVHENI; this comes from the coding sequence ATGGGGGCGGAGTTGTCGAGAACGCTGCTTGAGATATCTGAACGAGGGGATCTCGCAACACTGTTGAGATATCATCGTTTTCAAGGAACTGATTCTGATCGCCAAGCTGGAGCGGCGTGGCTAGCGAAGCGCTTCGGGGCTGCGCCGTCGATTGGCCGGATCATCGTTACGAACGGTACTCAGAGTGGCCTCCTAATCACATTGGTCAACGTGGTTGGAAGCGGCAATGTGCTGCTGACAGAAAGCTTGAGCTATTACGGGTTGCGGCGGATTGCCAGCTTCTTGAACATTTCCGTCAAGGGCATCGCCATGGATGACGACGGAGCGGCGCCGGAGGCGTTCGAGGACGCGTGTAGAAAGCTCAGTCCCAAAGCGCTATTCCTTACGCCGACACTCCATAACCCAACCACAATCACGATGTCGCAGGAACGACGGCTCGCGCTCGCCGATGTCGCGAGGCGACATGGCGTCGTGATTATTGAGGACGATGTTTACGGGCTGCTTCCACCGGAAGCTCCGCCCCCGATCAGTGCGTTGGCCCCTGACGTAACCTGGTACGCCGCAGGCCTCGCCAAGTGTATTGGCCCTGGTTTGAAGATTGCCTATCTGTTGATGCCCTCCGCTCAGGCGGGCACAAGCGCGTTTGATCGCTTTCACACGACCTCGACTTGGCATGTCACGCCCCTGTCCGCTTTGGTCGCTCAAAGCTGGATTGCCGATGGCACCGCTGAGAAAGTGCTGCTCGCTGTACGCAGTGAGGCGGTCGCGCGACAGGAAATGGCAGCAAGGTCGTTCATTCATGCAACGTACCGGAGCAAGCCGGAATCACTACACCTGTGGTTGGCGCTTCCGCGCAGATGGACGCAGCGGAGCTTTGTCGCGGCGGCAGCCGAGGCTGGTGTCTTGGTTCAGTCCGGAAGCATGTTCGCGGTCGATGAAGATACTTCCCCTAAGGCCATTCGCATCGTCCTAGGTAGCCCGGAAACTCGTGCCAGCCTTGGAGAAGCCTTGACAGCGCTCAGGCCTCTTGTGCACGAGAATATATAG